Within Dehalococcoidia bacterium, the genomic segment AAAGCTGGACTGTGGAGCAAAATTAAGTGAAATTGATCATCGGGCTGGGAAATCCGGGGCAAGCCTACGTGAACTCTCGTCACAACCTCGGCTTCCAGTGCATCAACCTGTTCGCTCGCAAACAGGGAATCGCTTTTGCCAAGCAGCAATCCAAAGCCAAGATCGGAACAGGGGAAATCCTGGGCCAAAAGGTGATCTTGGCCAAGCCCCGAACTTTCATGAATCTCAGCGGCGAGTCGGTCGCTCCCCTGATGCGATTCTACAAAATCGACCTAGCTGACCTTCTGGTGATCTATGATGACATCGACCTTCCGCTAGGCAAAATTCGCATTCGAGAGAAAGGAAGTGCAG encodes:
- the pth gene encoding aminoacyl-tRNA hydrolase, which produces MKLIIGLGNPGQAYVNSRHNLGFQCINLFARKQGIAFAKQQSKAKIGTGEILGQKVILAKPRTFMNLSGESVAPLMRFYKIDLADLLVIYDDIDLPLGKIRIREKGSAGGHNGMKSIIAHLGSQDFPRLRVGIGTIPTDDPSRPPQAARTPHYVLGHFTSGERTVVDEVCQRVDEAIGCIIIDGIITAMNKYNAE